The following are encoded together in the Candidatus Margulisiibacteriota bacterium genome:
- a CDS encoding polysaccharide deacetylase family protein, whose translation MKKLSFCLVLCLLCYFASISAAEKFPILEYHLIGRPEGRWQRTPAKFRQDLDWLYKNGYQPFNLRDILAGFPGLKPGKKPVVLTFDDSSSGQFRYLPNGQLDPDCAVGILKSFQAKHSDWPLKATFFVLIETSSADRNLFGQPASAARKLRELAEWGLEVGCHTYSHDRFDLMSPAAARRSLDRSCQLIAKWTSREVVSLSLPQGIYPQDMSLLDRFKIVAEVAGGWQTYPVKYEGRPVSVKRIQTIDEEWRKFFKRSDQDG comes from the coding sequence ATGAAAAAGCTTAGCTTCTGCCTGGTCCTCTGCCTGTTGTGTTACTTCGCTTCGATCTCTGCTGCCGAAAAATTCCCCATTCTCGAATACCACTTGATCGGCCGGCCGGAAGGGCGCTGGCAGAGGACCCCGGCCAAGTTCCGGCAGGACCTGGACTGGCTCTATAAGAACGGTTATCAGCCGTTCAACCTCCGCGATATTCTGGCCGGTTTCCCGGGGCTTAAGCCGGGGAAAAAACCGGTCGTCCTGACCTTTGACGACTCTTCGTCCGGCCAATTCCGCTATTTGCCCAACGGACAACTGGATCCCGATTGCGCCGTCGGCATTTTAAAGTCCTTCCAAGCCAAACATTCTGACTGGCCGCTGAAAGCGACTTTTTTTGTGCTGATCGAAACGAGTTCAGCCGACCGCAACTTATTTGGCCAACCCGCTTCGGCCGCCAGGAAATTGCGGGAGCTGGCGGAGTGGGGGCTGGAAGTTGGCTGTCACACTTACTCCCACGATCGTTTTGACCTGATGAGCCCGGCCGCCGCCCGGCGGAGTTTGGACCGCTCTTGTCAATTGATCGCCAAATGGACCAGCCGGGAAGTGGTCAGCTTATCTTTGCCGCAAGGGATTTATCCCCAGGATATGTCTCTGCTTGACCGGTTCAAGATCGTGGCGGAGGTAGCTGGCGGGTGGCAAACCTATCCGGTGAAATATGAGGGCCGGCCGGTCAGCGTTAAACGGATCCAAACGATCGACGAGGAGTGGCGTAAATTCTTTAAGCGAAGCGATCAAGATGGTTAG
- a CDS encoding YqfO family protein, translating to MPKFCKLVVFVPLSHLEKIRAALCAAGAGKIGQHYDNCTFYTIGTGTFRPLKGAKPFLGQIGKVTRVKEARLETIVPRTRLKKVMAALKKAHPYEEPAYDLIVLL from the coding sequence ATGCCTAAGTTTTGCAAACTGGTCGTCTTTGTTCCACTCTCCCACCTGGAAAAGATCCGCGCAGCCCTTTGCGCGGCCGGCGCCGGTAAGATCGGCCAGCATTACGATAATTGCACTTTCTACACCATCGGGACCGGGACTTTCCGCCCGCTCAAAGGAGCCAAACCTTTCCTCGGCCAAATAGGCAAGGTCACCCGGGTCAAGGAAGCCCGCCTCGAAACGATCGTTCCCCGGACCAGGCTGAAAAAAGTTATGGCTGCCCTGAAAAAAGCCCACCCCTACGAAGAGCCGGCCTACGACCTTATTGTTTTGCTCTAA
- a CDS encoding helix-turn-helix transcriptional regulator, with product MKSQNNNRTIGEKIKQLRNKQGLTQDMLARKANLPYTTLTKIETNVITKPTIQTVVKIAKGLGTTLDDLMK from the coding sequence ATGAAAAGTCAAAATAATAACAGGACAATTGGGGAAAAGATAAAACAGCTTAGAAATAAGCAGGGTTTAACGCAAGACATGCTGGCCCGGAAGGCCAATCTCCCCTACACAACGCTGACCAAAATTGAAACAAATGTCATTACCAAACCGACTATTCAAACAGTGGTAAAAATCGCCAAGGGGCTAGGAACAACCCTTGACGATTTAATGAAATAA
- the rfbC gene encoding dTDP-4-dehydrorhamnose 3,5-epimerase: protein MGQFKATKTPLDGILVIEPKVFSDDRGFFMEYYNINSFAEFGLTDKFIQDNHSRSKKGVVRGLHYQIHPSPMGKLVKCVRGKIFDVGIDIRKGSPTFGQWYGEILSGDNHKMLYFPPGFAHGFMALEDQSEVIYKCTAVYSPGDERAIVWNDPAIGIKWPLDLIGKPVVNAKDSQAPLFKDAETNFSWNA, encoded by the coding sequence ATGGGGCAATTCAAAGCAACAAAAACGCCGCTGGACGGAATATTGGTCATCGAGCCAAAGGTCTTCAGCGACGACCGCGGATTCTTCATGGAGTATTACAATATCAATAGTTTTGCCGAGTTCGGCCTGACCGACAAGTTCATCCAGGATAACCATAGCCGCTCCAAAAAAGGAGTGGTGCGCGGCCTCCATTACCAGATCCACCCCTCACCTATGGGCAAGTTGGTCAAATGCGTCCGGGGAAAAATATTTGACGTCGGCATCGATATCCGTAAAGGCTCACCAACTTTTGGCCAGTGGTACGGGGAGATACTCTCCGGCGACAACCATAAGATGCTCTACTTCCCGCCCGGTTTCGCCCACGGTTTCATGGCGCTTGAGGACCAGAGTGAAGTCATCTATAAATGCACCGCGGTCTACAGCCCCGGCGACGAGCGGGCGATCGTCTGGAACGATCCCGCGATCGGCATCAAGTGGCCGCTCGACCTGATCGGCAAACCGGTCGTTAACGCGAAGGACTCCCAAGCTCCACTCTTTAAGGACGCGGAAACCAACTTCAGCTGGAATGCCTAA
- a CDS encoding C39 family peptidase: MLQVLCSVICVLLLYLPAWAADGPPQKVELEVPFLCQAPFGNWAQPWQDACEEAAIVIALHYVKAYPLDKEAGNQEILGLVKFQEKKYGGHHDLTAKQTAKLMADYYKFKNYEVVYKFNVEDIKRELGTGNLVLAPMAGRLLGNKYYRQPGPAYHFLVFKGYDETTGEFITNDPGTKRGDGYRYKYAVAYNAIHDWAGSKDNITTGRKVMIVVRK; encoded by the coding sequence ATGCTTCAAGTGCTCTGTTCCGTGATCTGTGTTCTCCTCCTATATCTGCCGGCTTGGGCGGCTGACGGCCCCCCGCAAAAAGTCGAGCTCGAGGTCCCTTTTCTCTGCCAGGCGCCGTTCGGCAACTGGGCCCAGCCGTGGCAGGACGCCTGCGAGGAAGCGGCGATCGTGATCGCCCTCCATTACGTCAAAGCGTACCCGCTGGACAAGGAAGCGGGCAACCAGGAGATACTGGGCCTGGTTAAGTTCCAGGAGAAGAAATACGGCGGCCACCATGATCTGACCGCTAAGCAGACAGCTAAATTGATGGCCGATTATTATAAGTTCAAGAATTATGAGGTCGTCTACAAGTTTAACGTTGAGGATATCAAGCGGGAACTAGGAACAGGGAACTTGGTGCTGGCGCCTATGGCCGGACGTCTATTGGGGAATAAGTATTACCGCCAGCCGGGGCCGGCCTACCATTTCCTGGTCTTCAAGGGCTATGATGAGACGACCGGTGAATTCATCACCAACGACCCGGGGACGAAGCGGGGTGACGGTTATCGCTATAAATACGCGGTCGCTTACAACGCCATCCATGACTGGGCCGGGAGTAAAGATAACATCACCACTGGACGGAAGGTGATGATAGTGGTCCGGAAGTGA
- a CDS encoding N-6 DNA methylase, with product MANIDILINKINGKYFKYFISKRDLISSEEDLRVAFSSLIDIISQDNKITIPEEHHEYTVLKGRIDSLYGEVIIEYKEPNYLDASNSSQRNIKAVEQVKRHIVGIENRQKININRYLGVIFDGFKIVFIRRRNNLWDIENPVEVNEKSFKLLLQRLFSIGIQGKALIIDNLIKDFSIISEDTIVDVKTLLINFIKNDEGKVNLLFEQWKILFREVCGYEFDTKKIEIKELAKTFRLENETDDLPRIIFAIHTYYALFIKLLGAETLTYFRHRDESFISSINKSNLKHKISLLESGEIFRSEGVNNFNEGDFFSWYLLCWNNEIENTVLKISTKLKNYDFSSLNLEPKEAKDLIKNIYHYLLPQKLRHSLGEYYTPDWLAEFLVESLNINFSENVRILDPTCGSGTFLSILIERIKENDAILEKNKLDTCLNSIVGIDLNPLAVIAAKTNYLIALSEYLNDIKEGGIDIPIYLSDSLLAPLEFKTKHKTYYSLPTKVGIFKIPVSLIQNKQLEILLSLVTACVDIELGVDKFEGKYKSLALNLSEADDELICDFYETLLDLQKKGLNGIWGKIIKNIFAPAFFENFDYIVGNPPWINWQNLPEDYRDSIKKYWEEYKVFLHKGLKARLGSAHDDICVLLTYVVMDKYLRKNGFLGFVLPQNLLQSSGGGEGFRRFKIKDEVEVKVVAVDDFVPVQPFADIGASNKPATIILQKNNRTSYPVPYRRWHKREKGTIPSDQPLSAVLPLLKSEDLVAEPIRAKVPSSSWFISDIKKIKALKSLVGHSNYRARKGVDFSLNGLYWGKISKSKIKGNILFENQADIGRKKLKYYKVPIETDIIYPILRGKDMGRWHASPEYYAIIPYDKNGKCYKTETLQDQYPNSFRYFYKTDQEIISWLETRGIYQKHLKNAKIPKHGLYDIGEYTFSKYKVVWKALASGMIASVVDSIRDDILGETLVVPDHNVLMIPFANKEEANYLCGVLNSEIVNDFVVAYISWFYSSHILENINIPNFDKNNKKHLRISELSQIAHKNNGLTNKCRNELDALTASIFIK from the coding sequence ATGGCTAACATTGACATCTTAATCAACAAAATAAATGGAAAATATTTTAAATACTTTATCTCGAAAAGGGATTTGATTTCGAGTGAAGAGGATTTAAGAGTTGCTTTTTCATCTTTAATAGATATTATCTCTCAAGATAATAAAATAACTATCCCCGAAGAACATCATGAATATACCGTATTAAAAGGTCGGATTGATTCTCTTTATGGTGAGGTAATAATCGAATATAAGGAGCCAAACTATTTAGATGCTTCTAATAGTTCCCAGAGAAATATAAAAGCAGTTGAACAGGTGAAGCGCCATATTGTTGGCATAGAAAATAGGCAAAAAATAAACATTAACAGATATTTAGGAGTAATATTTGATGGTTTTAAGATCGTTTTTATTAGAAGAAGAAATAATCTATGGGATATTGAAAACCCCGTAGAAGTCAACGAAAAGTCCTTTAAATTGCTCCTTCAAAGGCTTTTTTCTATTGGAATACAAGGAAAAGCTTTAATTATTGATAATTTAATTAAGGACTTTAGTATTATTTCCGAAGATACGATTGTTGATGTAAAAACACTACTAATCAATTTCATTAAGAATGACGAAGGGAAAGTCAATTTATTATTTGAACAATGGAAAATACTATTTCGTGAAGTCTGCGGGTACGAATTTGATACTAAAAAAATCGAAATAAAAGAGCTTGCTAAGACTTTTCGCTTAGAAAACGAAACCGACGATCTACCAAGAATAATATTTGCCATTCATACTTATTATGCACTTTTTATTAAATTACTTGGGGCTGAAACGCTTACCTATTTTCGCCATAGGGACGAAAGCTTTATTTCGTCTATAAATAAAAGCAATCTTAAGCACAAAATATCCTTACTGGAAAGTGGCGAAATCTTTAGGTCTGAGGGCGTAAATAACTTTAACGAAGGCGATTTCTTTAGTTGGTATTTGTTGTGCTGGAACAATGAGATAGAAAACACAGTTCTAAAAATATCAACAAAACTCAAGAATTATGATTTTAGTTCTCTAAACCTTGAACCGAAAGAGGCCAAGGATCTCATCAAGAATATATATCATTATTTGTTGCCACAAAAGCTACGACATTCCCTGGGGGAATACTACACTCCGGACTGGCTAGCCGAGTTCTTGGTTGAAAGCCTCAATATTAATTTCTCTGAGAATGTTAGAATTTTAGATCCTACGTGCGGATCGGGGACATTCTTGTCGATCTTAATAGAGAGAATTAAAGAGAATGACGCCATTCTTGAAAAGAATAAATTAGATACATGCTTAAATAGCATTGTCGGGATAGATTTGAACCCTTTAGCCGTTATCGCAGCAAAGACAAACTATTTAATTGCTTTGTCTGAATATTTAAATGATATTAAGGAAGGAGGGATAGATATTCCTATTTATCTAAGCGACTCCCTGCTTGCACCTCTCGAGTTTAAAACGAAGCATAAAACATACTACTCTTTACCAACAAAAGTTGGCATATTTAAAATACCGGTTTCTTTAATACAAAATAAACAATTAGAAATATTACTAAGTCTTGTAACAGCATGTGTTGATATTGAACTCGGCGTTGATAAGTTCGAGGGTAAATATAAAAGTCTTGCATTGAATCTCTCAGAGGCAGATGATGAATTGATCTGTGACTTCTATGAAACACTCCTTGATTTGCAGAAAAAAGGACTTAACGGGATATGGGGTAAAATAATCAAAAACATATTTGCACCCGCTTTTTTCGAGAACTTTGATTATATTGTTGGGAATCCGCCGTGGATAAATTGGCAGAATTTACCAGAGGATTATAGAGATTCGATAAAGAAATATTGGGAAGAATATAAGGTTTTTTTACATAAAGGATTGAAGGCGAGGCTGGGTTCGGCCCATGATGATATCTGCGTGCTTTTAACATATGTTGTAATGGACAAGTATCTAAGAAAAAATGGTTTTCTTGGTTTTGTTCTACCCCAGAATCTGTTGCAGTCATCTGGCGGAGGCGAGGGATTCAGAAGATTTAAAATTAAAGATGAGGTAGAAGTAAAAGTAGTTGCTGTGGATGATTTTGTTCCCGTGCAACCATTTGCCGATATCGGAGCCTCAAATAAACCTGCAACAATAATCTTACAAAAGAATAATAGGACATCTTACCCTGTCCCTTATCGCAGATGGCATAAAAGGGAAAAAGGAACAATCCCTTCTGACCAGCCTTTGAGTGCCGTGCTTCCATTGTTGAAGAGCGAAGATCTTGTTGCGGAACCAATAAGAGCCAAGGTCCCTAGCTCCTCTTGGTTTATATCTGATATTAAGAAGATTAAGGCATTAAAATCATTAGTCGGACATTCAAATTATCGTGCCAGAAAAGGGGTGGACTTTAGTCTCAACGGTTTGTATTGGGGGAAAATATCTAAATCAAAAATTAAAGGGAACATACTCTTTGAGAATCAGGCAGATATTGGAAGAAAAAAGCTAAAATATTATAAAGTGCCAATTGAAACGGATATTATTTATCCGATATTGAGAGGGAAGGATATGGGTAGATGGCATGCAAGCCCAGAATATTATGCGATTATCCCTTACGATAAAAATGGCAAATGCTACAAAACCGAAACACTACAAGATCAATATCCCAATTCTTTTCGATATTTTTATAAAACCGATCAAGAAATAATTAGTTGGCTAGAAACAAGAGGAATTTATCAAAAACATCTAAAAAACGCCAAAATACCTAAGCATGGCTTATATGATATTGGCGAATATACATTTAGTAAGTACAAAGTTGTATGGAAGGCACTGGCAAGCGGAATGATTGCCAGCGTTGTTGATTCTATTAGAGATGACATATTGGGAGAAACATTAGTTGTTCCTGATCACAATGTATTGATGATTCCTTTCGCGAATAAAGAAGAAGCCAATTATTTGTGTGGCGTTCTAAATAGCGAAATAGTTAATGATTTTGTAGTGGCTTATATTTCCTGGTTTTATTCAAGTCATATACTAGAAAACATTAATATACCTAATTTTGACAAGAACAATAAAAAACATTTGAGAATTAGTGAGCTGTCACAAATTGCCCATAAAAACAACGGCTTGACGAACAAATGCCGGAACGAACTTGACGCGCTAACCGCAAGTATTTTTATTAAATAG
- the nadB gene encoding L-aspartate oxidase, protein MTPKIEHCDILIIGGGIAGLSAALEASRHARVTVLTKGKIGETATEKAQGGIAAAIDQISDSTEFHFEDTIEAGAGLCDEQAVRVLVTEGVPRVKELIAMGARFDRAETEAGGGFALALEGAHKQRRILHAGDETGAEIEKTLGRRVIAEGKVRVDQRVLGIDLLVENGRCVGAQAIDQKSGSAVTYLAKTTILATGGVCQVYLYTTNPEFATGDGVAMAYRAGAEVTDMEFVQFHPTALVQFKQFEDLVALPQFLISEAVRGEGGMLLNNRGERFMEKYHAQLELAPRDIVSRAIYEELKSGNEDHVFLSLRGIAPEKIKHRFPMIYKTCLERGLDITKDNIPVAPAAHYFMGGIKTDIDGRTNIAGLFAAGECASTGVHGANRLASNSLLEGLVFGYRAAQSAKTDILNSGSTPQLVISHSSLVIKPKLKDIEVQRLKLIIKTAMWNGAGIIRSKESLTGVLNRLEMIENEVKGDLELRNMLTVARLITQAALDRAESRGAHYRTDFPQKDDLNWKRHLVYKNS, encoded by the coding sequence ATGACCCCAAAGATCGAACACTGCGACATCCTGATCATTGGCGGCGGGATTGCCGGCCTCTCGGCCGCCCTGGAAGCTTCACGGCACGCCCGGGTTACCGTCTTGACCAAGGGGAAGATCGGCGAAACAGCGACCGAAAAAGCCCAAGGAGGGATCGCGGCGGCGATCGACCAGATCAGCGACTCGACCGAGTTCCACTTTGAAGATACGATCGAAGCCGGGGCCGGCCTTTGCGACGAGCAGGCGGTCAGGGTACTGGTGACCGAAGGGGTTCCGCGGGTCAAAGAACTGATCGCCATGGGAGCGCGCTTCGACCGGGCGGAGACCGAAGCCGGCGGCGGATTTGCTCTGGCGCTCGAAGGGGCCCATAAACAACGCCGCATCCTCCATGCCGGCGACGAAACCGGGGCGGAGATCGAAAAGACGCTCGGCCGCCGGGTTATTGCCGAAGGGAAGGTCCGGGTCGACCAGCGGGTCCTCGGGATCGATCTCCTGGTCGAGAACGGCCGCTGTGTCGGGGCACAGGCTATAGACCAGAAGAGCGGCTCCGCGGTCACCTATTTGGCCAAGACAACTATTCTCGCCACCGGCGGCGTTTGCCAGGTCTATCTCTATACGACCAATCCGGAATTCGCGACCGGTGACGGAGTCGCCATGGCCTACCGGGCGGGAGCCGAGGTCACGGACATGGAGTTTGTCCAGTTCCACCCCACCGCCCTCGTCCAGTTCAAGCAATTCGAAGACCTGGTCGCCCTCCCCCAATTCCTGATCTCGGAAGCGGTTCGCGGCGAAGGGGGGATGCTCCTCAACAACCGCGGCGAGCGCTTTATGGAAAAATATCACGCCCAACTGGAGCTGGCGCCGCGCGACATCGTCTCCCGGGCGATTTACGAAGAGCTGAAGAGCGGCAACGAAGACCATGTTTTCCTCTCCCTGCGCGGCATCGCCCCGGAGAAGATCAAACACCGTTTCCCGATGATCTATAAAACTTGCCTGGAGCGCGGCTTGGACATAACCAAAGACAATATCCCGGTCGCCCCCGCCGCGCATTATTTTATGGGCGGGATCAAGACCGATATCGACGGTCGGACCAATATAGCCGGCCTCTTCGCCGCCGGCGAATGCGCCTCGACCGGCGTCCATGGCGCGAACCGGTTAGCGTCCAATTCGCTGTTGGAGGGGCTAGTGTTTGGATATCGTGCCGCCCAGTCAGCCAAAACTGATATTTTAAATTCCGGATCCACTCCACAATTAGTCATTAGTCATTCGTCATTAGTCATTAAGCCTAAACTTAAGGATATTGAGGTTCAACGCCTCAAACTAATCATCAAAACCGCCATGTGGAACGGGGCCGGGATCATCCGTTCCAAAGAGAGCCTGACCGGGGTCCTGAACCGCCTGGAGATGATAGAAAATGAGGTTAAGGGTGACCTGGAACTGCGTAATATGCTGACCGTTGCCCGCCTGATCACCCAAGCCGCGCTTGATCGTGCCGAATCCCGCGGCGCGCATTATCGGACCGACTTCCCGCAAAAAGACGACCTGAACTGGAAAAGACATCTGGTTTATAAAAACTCCTAA
- a CDS encoding AAA family ATPase, with protein sequence MRLTKFTIDHFRSIERVEVDFPDNTPVILFGPNNVGKSNILKALDCMLGEKHASYFDFHDSDYFFRDSKDYPNISFTACFDENFYLGNNYNPATNVVCFSTNKTTNGKTENTFHYPAGTNNEKKIFLSNDDKGKCQFILIDATRDISRQLSYFSQYSILSKMARKMHEVMQQAVKNTLTEHFEHIKSTFETVPEYKQFHERLQKAFESNIDGFEHKLEIDLSAYDPNNYFNSLRIIAKEGKNSRSFDEFGTGEQQILLMSFVKAYAETFKGENFILGIEEPESHLHPIAQKWLAKNISSISKSGVQVVVTTHSPEFLDIENLEGFVKVYKEDGITKVKQHTAKTLAESCIQLQADQVKTKEDNILQFYRTKTFYDQLRGFFARKILLVEGETELFALPNYFHNSGYDLIRNGVEIINCKGKAQISRNFRLFKSYDYECFCLFDADKSKKGNKDISGTFNINETDMNHDERTFTVDQNKKYGYFGKDYESYLRNNIDGYSAAENNIDEDKVLKAKILSEQIKDCKPEFVESIAGALSLEKSNDLIEVAADVVEDIPF encoded by the coding sequence ATGAGACTAACTAAATTCACAATTGACCACTTTAGATCTATTGAAAGAGTTGAGGTTGATTTTCCAGACAATACTCCAGTTATCCTTTTTGGGCCAAATAATGTTGGAAAGTCAAATATATTAAAAGCTTTGGACTGCATGCTTGGCGAAAAACATGCCTCATATTTTGATTTTCATGATAGCGACTATTTCTTTAGGGATAGTAAAGATTATCCCAATATTTCGTTTACTGCTTGTTTTGATGAGAACTTTTATTTAGGCAATAACTACAACCCAGCTACAAATGTAGTTTGTTTTTCAACAAATAAAACAACTAATGGAAAAACTGAAAATACCTTTCATTATCCTGCTGGCACAAACAACGAGAAAAAGATCTTTCTTAGTAACGATGATAAAGGGAAATGCCAGTTCATTCTTATTGACGCAACTCGCGATATTAGTAGGCAATTAAGTTATTTTAGCCAATATAGTATTTTAAGTAAAATGGCGAGGAAAATGCATGAGGTCATGCAACAAGCGGTTAAAAATACACTAACGGAACATTTCGAACATATTAAATCAACTTTTGAAACCGTTCCTGAATACAAACAATTCCATGAAAGGCTACAAAAAGCATTTGAAAGCAATATTGATGGGTTTGAGCATAAACTTGAAATAGATCTTTCTGCCTACGACCCCAACAACTATTTTAATTCATTGCGAATAATTGCCAAAGAAGGAAAGAATAGCCGATCGTTTGATGAATTTGGTACCGGCGAACAGCAAATATTACTAATGTCTTTTGTTAAAGCCTATGCAGAAACATTTAAGGGCGAGAACTTTATACTGGGGATAGAAGAACCAGAGTCGCATCTACACCCCATTGCTCAAAAATGGTTGGCAAAGAATATTTCAAGTATATCAAAAAGTGGCGTTCAGGTTGTAGTAACAACCCATTCTCCGGAATTCTTAGATATAGAAAACCTCGAAGGTTTTGTAAAGGTATATAAAGAGGACGGGATTACAAAGGTTAAGCAACATACCGCTAAAACCTTAGCCGAATCATGTATACAATTACAGGCTGATCAAGTTAAAACAAAAGAAGACAACATCCTGCAGTTCTACAGAACAAAGACTTTCTACGATCAGCTTCGGGGCTTCTTTGCTAGAAAGATATTGCTCGTCGAGGGAGAAACAGAGCTTTTTGCTTTGCCAAACTACTTTCATAATTCTGGTTATGATTTAATTCGTAACGGTGTTGAAATAATTAATTGTAAAGGGAAGGCGCAAATATCAAGAAACTTTAGATTATTTAAGTCTTATGATTACGAATGTTTTTGTCTCTTCGACGCTGATAAGTCAAAAAAAGGCAACAAAGACATTTCAGGGACATTTAATATCAATGAAACTGACATGAATCACGATGAAAGGACTTTTACCGTAGATCAGAACAAAAAATATGGCTATTTTGGCAAGGACTACGAGAGCTACTTAAGAAACAATATCGATGGATACTCTGCGGCTGAAAATAATATTGACGAAGATAAAGTATTAAAAGCCAAAATACTATCTGAACAAATTAAAGATTGCAAACCTGAATTTGTTGAAAGCATAGCTGGGGCTCTATCATTAGAAAAATCTAATGACTTAATAGAAGTGGCTGCTGATGTCGTTGAAGATATCCCCTTTTAA
- a CDS encoding ORF6N domain-containing protein codes for MSELMPIERIENRIYLIRGHKVLLDRDLAQLYGVETKYLNRQVKRNLSRFPAEYMFQLTEKEKAKVVTNWHHLSSLRFSHQLPYAFTEHGVAMLSAVLNSPRAVKVSILIINTFIRLRQLLAGNKELAKKIEKLEVKHSKHELEITTIFKVLKKLLAPPPPPPAKKIGFIQ; via the coding sequence ATGAGTGAATTAATGCCGATTGAAAGGATCGAGAATCGGATTTACTTGATCAGGGGACATAAAGTACTGCTGGATAGGGATCTGGCCCAGTTATACGGGGTTGAAACTAAATATCTAAATCGCCAGGTAAAAAGGAACTTATCAAGGTTCCCGGCCGAATACATGTTCCAGTTAACTGAAAAAGAGAAAGCTAAGGTGGTGACAAATTGGCACCACCTTAGCAGCCTAAGATTTTCACACCAACTGCCCTACGCCTTCACTGAGCACGGAGTGGCAATGTTATCGGCTGTGCTGAACAGCCCTCGCGCAGTTAAGGTTAGCATTTTGATCATTAACACCTTTATTCGTCTGCGGCAGTTGCTGGCCGGGAATAAAGAGTTAGCCAAGAAAATCGAAAAACTAGAGGTTAAACATTCAAAGCATGAACTGGAGATTACAACTATTTTCAAGGTACTCAAAAAGCTCTTGGCGCCGCCACCTCCTCCCCCGGCAAAGAAAATTGGCTTTATACAATGA